The proteins below are encoded in one region of Tamandua tetradactyla isolate mTamTet1 chromosome 9, mTamTet1.pri, whole genome shotgun sequence:
- the POLD4 gene encoding DNA polymerase delta subunit 4 isoform X2 translates to MGRKRLITDSYPVVKRREGPTGHSKGELASELEKEPQAPDVDEAELELLRQFDLAWQYGPCTGITRLQRWHRAQQMGLDPPPEVHQVLQTHPRDPRFQCSLWHHYPL, encoded by the exons ATGGGCCGGAAGCGGCTCATCACTGACTCCTACCCCGTAGTGAAGAGGAGGGAGGGGCCCACCGGGCACAGCAAGGGGGAGTTGGCATCAGAGCTAG AGAAAGAGCCCCAAGCCCCCGACGTGGATGAAGCAGAGCTGGAGCTGCTGAGGCAGTTTGACCTGGCCTGGCAGTATGGGCCTTGCACAG GGATCACACGCCTGCAGCGCTGGCATCGGGCACAACAGATGGGCTTGGACCCTCCTCCAGAGGTGCATCAGGTGCTACAGACTCACCCCAGGGATCCCCGCTTCCAGTGCAG CCTCTGGCATCACTATCCACTTTGA
- the POLD4 gene encoding DNA polymerase delta subunit 4 isoform X1 — MGRKRLITDSYPVVKRREGPTGHSKGELASELEKEPQAPDVDEAELELLRQFDLAWQYGPCTGITRLQRWHRAQQMGLDPPPEVHQPLASLSTLRHCLGPPTFSRSASHPRASGKMENRLNLEVSAAQSLHLTSSLQEALLEPTHLKLRFFWIENSLQRQEPVYDPVATSIPDLNTGVPGDCVANQAQLWQNQTQVDDPGGRDAFPT, encoded by the exons ATGGGCCGGAAGCGGCTCATCACTGACTCCTACCCCGTAGTGAAGAGGAGGGAGGGGCCCACCGGGCACAGCAAGGGGGAGTTGGCATCAGAGCTAG AGAAAGAGCCCCAAGCCCCCGACGTGGATGAAGCAGAGCTGGAGCTGCTGAGGCAGTTTGACCTGGCCTGGCAGTATGGGCCTTGCACAG GGATCACACGCCTGCAGCGCTGGCATCGGGCACAACAGATGGGCTTGGACCCTCCTCCAGAGGTGCATCAG CCTCTGGCATCACTATCCACTTTGAGGCACTGCCTAGGACCTCCTACCTTTAGCAGATCTGCTAGCCACCCAAGAGCCTCAGGAAAGATGGAAAACAGGCTGAATCTGGAGGTATCTGCAGCTCAGTCTCTCCACCTAACCAGCAGTCTCCAGGAGGCCCTCTTGGAGCCCACACATTTGAAACTGAGATTCTTCTGGATAGAGAACAGTCTTCAACGGCAAGAACCTGTCTATGACCCTGTTGCCACATCTATCCCTGACCTAAACACTGGGGTTCCTGGGGACTGTGTGGCAAATCAGGCACAGCTTTGGCAGAACCAGACTCAGGTGGATGATCCAGGAGGCAGGGATGCATTCCCCACATAA